CGGGTGTTCGCGCTCGTAGTTGTGGGCGACCTCCGGGTGGGCGTTGACTAACTCGACGTGGGCGTCGTAGTCGTCCTCGGGCGCGTGCGTCGCCACGAGCGTCGCCGTTCCGCCGATCTCCTCGGCGTCGATGAGCGCGCCGAAGCGCGTGAGGGCCCCCTCGTCGTCCAGTCGGCGGACGCGGTCGAGGAGTTCGTCGGCGCTCACGTCGATTCCGTGGTCCGAAAGCGTCGCCGCCGCCGGCTCGAACGGCCGTTCGACGACCGGAAACCCCCCCTGAAACGCGTTCAAGATGGCTCGGTCGACGGTCCCCAGATCTTCGCTCATACCAACGCTCAGACGCCTGCGGATAAAAGCGGCGCGGGAGTCACAACATTTCGGGAGACCGTCTCACAGCGAGCGCTCCGGAGCGCTTTAGCTCTCCGAGTCCCTAGTTACCGTGTGACGATATCCACCGCCGAACTGGCCGTGCGGTTGCTGGTCTTCCTGTTCGTACTGGTGGGTGTCCCCCTCTCCTTCGTCGTCATGTTCCGCATCATGGACTACGCCGCGAACGACACGCTCGTCGCGCAGTTCAGCGGTCGGCGGAACGGGCGCGACACGGGCCAGCTAAACGCCTACTTCGAGCGAGCGGGCGTCGAGGCGACGACGTGTACCTTCTGCGGATCCGCCAACGGGCCGGACTACGCGTACTGTCACAACTGTCAGGAGCGGCTGCCGAACTGAAAAACCCGATTCAATCGCCGTACCCGCGCCGACTCAGTCGCCGTACTCGCGCCGACTCAATCCCCGCGAACGCCGGTCACGTCGAAGCCCCGTTCTTCGATGTCGTCGAGGATAGCCTCGTGGTCGGCGCTGGCCTCGTAGTAGAAGACGAGATCGAACGACCCCTCTCGGAGCAGTTGCTGACACTCCCAGACGAACTCCTCGCCGTCGAGCGTGAGCCCCTGATGCTGGTTCGAGGCGAACTCCGGGTCGTCGCTGCCCGAGTAGACGAACGTGTCCTCGGGGTCCATCCCGTACCCCTCGGCGATGGCGTCGCCGACGTCGATGGTGGCCTGCATCATCTCTATCTCGTCGTCCCCGTCGTACTCCGTGTGGACGACGGCCCCGTTGAGCTGGATCTCGCCGGGCTCCAGCAGCTGCTTGGTCCGGCGGTAGAGGTCGTCGTCGAGTGCGTCGGCGTCGCTCATACGGGACCCTCGCCGGCGAGTCCCTAATGCACTTCGGAATCAAATTGTGGTGGCAGCCGCTCTCGCTGCCGCGACGCCTCCTCAGAAGCGAGCGCGCTCGCTTACAGCCGTTTCAGGTTCGTCGCCCGCGGGCCTTTGTCCGCCTGTTCGATGTCGAATTCGACTTCCTGTCCCTCCTCTAAGTCCGGGCCGCCGACGTCCTCCATGTGGAAGAACACGTCCTCGTCCGCGTCGTCCGTCTCGATGAAGCCGTAACCGCCCGTGTCGTTGAAGAAGTCTACCGTACCGGTCGCCATTGCAGACGGGGGTACGCGCCCGAACTATTAAAACCATGCGGCCGGTTGGCACGGGCGGTCGGAGCCACAAACGCCTTATCGGTTCGTTGATATGCTACTGGTGATGCGAGAACGGGTCCGTCGTCTCGGCTACGCCGCGTACGAACGCTTACTCCACCGGGAGTTCTCGGGCGCGCCCAGTCACGTCGCCGTCATTCAGGACGGCAACCGACGATACGCCCGCAAGCGGGGCGTCGAGACGAGGCAGGGACACAGCGCGGGCGCGGAGACGACCGAGGAACTGCTGAACTGGTGCGACGAACTCGGCATCCGCGAAGTGACGCTCTACACCTTCTCGACGGAGAACTTCGACCGGCCCGAGGACCAGCGCGAGTACATCTTCGACCTCGTCGAGGAGAAGCTCCGGACGTTCGCCGACGCCGACCGCGTCCACGACGCCGAGGTCTGCATCCGCGCCATCGGCGAGACGGAGCTGCTCCCCGAGCGGGTCCGAGACGCCATCGACTACGCCGAGACCCGGACCGGCCAGTACGACCGCCTGAATCTCAACGTCGCGCTGGCCTACGGCGGCCGCGCGGAACTGCTCGGCGCGGCCCGCAGCGTCGCCCGCTCGGTCGAGTCGGGCGAGCTGGCCCCCGAGGACGTCTCCGTCGAGGCGATCGAGGACTGCCTCTACGAGGGGCCGACCCGCGACGTGGACCTCATCATCCGCACCGGCGGCGACGAGCGGACCTCCAACTTCCTCCCGTGGCACGCCAACGGCAACGAGGCCGCGACGTTCTTCTGTGCGCCCTACTGGCCGGAGTTCCGCAAGATCGACTTCCTACGGGCCATCCGGACCTACCAGAACCGCGAGGAGTCCTGGCGAACCACCCGCGCCCGGCGCGCCCTCACGCTCGTTCGCGCCCTCGAAGACGCCGAGGTCCCGCAGGCCAAACGGGTCCTCGGTCGGTTCCGCGACGCTCTCCCGAGTGGCGAGCGCGAAACCGTCGAGGAATACGATACGGCGGACTGAACCCCTGCTTATGCAGGCCCAGGGCGTATGAGGAGCGGGAGTGAACGGGAGATTGTCATGGCTATCGAAGAGTCCGAAGCCCAAGAGCTGTTCGAGGAGGAACTGGACTTCCCGGCCGAGAAGGAGACCGTCGTCGAGACGGTCGGTGACCGCGAGATCGAATCCCAGGGCGGGGACAACGATACCGTCGAGGAGATCGTCGAGCGCAGCGAGACGGAGGAGTTCGAGTCCGCCGAGGAGCTCCACACCACGATGATGAACTACCTCGACGCCGACCACGTCGGCCGCGAGAACTACTCCGACCGCTCCGACGAATCGGCAGGGGATGACGACCAAGACGAAGAGTCGCTCTAGCGTACTCTCCTCCGCTACGGTTTCTCGACTTTAGCCGAAACTCGCAACTTCCCGCTTCTCTGTGGGTAGAGACTACCAAATCCGCTCTCAGGCATCTATCAGCGAAACGACCAAGTCCCCTCCGCGCCGGAGTTCGACGCTCGCTCCGGCGTACTCGAAGGAGACGAACAAACTGGGGTCCGGTTCGAAGAAGAGCGTTTCGAGGGCGTCGCAGTCGATCACTTCGACGATCGGCGGGAGGTCTAGGGGATCGCGGCCAGTTACGGCGGCGACGCTTTCGACTATCCCCACGACGACGGTTCTATCGGAACCGGATAGCGACACTCGCTCCGTTATTTTGTCTTGTTTCTTGGACATCTGCTGCGCTCAGTCGTTCGCTTGCTGGTTCTCGGCACGACGAGAGGCAGTCCCGGGAGCAGACACGAGGGCACCGTGCGGGAGTTGATACGTGAGCGCCGTCTCCTCGACCGTCCCCCGATCGCGGTTCCAGACGACGAGGCCGGACTCATCGAGTTTCGGGAGGTGGAGGTGATGCAGGTAGATTCGAGTCCGCTCCACCGTTTCGTCGCGGGCGTCGTTCGCCAGATGTCTAGCGATGTCGATATCGGTCGTCGCCCCCTGCTCGCGAGTGACGAAATTCAGTATCTCGCGGCGCTTCGAGTTCGCCAGCGACCTGAATACCCCATCCCAGTCGATAGACTCTATCTCGGACATCTATCGATACCTTCGACACACGGTAGTAAGGGTCCTGTACCTGATATTTCAGCCACTTAAGTAATGATCGAGTTATCGATCACGCTCGACAGACCATCAAGAATCGAACAGGACCGACGTGAGTATCTTGTTCGTTCCCCGTCGGATGTTTTCCGAGACGGACTGTTCGGAGATACCGATCTCGCCCCCGAGCTCGCCGAGCGTCGTCCCGCGCGGCACCTCGAAGTACCCGCCTCTGACGGCGAGCAGGAGCGCCCGGCGTTGCGCATCCGTCAGGTCGAACTTGTGGCCGTCGCCGTGTTCCTCGGCTAACGTGTACACGCGTTCGAGGCGGAATACGATGTTGTGTTCCATGCAGAAGTTGTGGAAATCGGTCAGACCCTGATGAGAGTCGAATCGAATTCGGAAGAACCACTTTTCGTTCCCACGCGCTTCGAGGATCGTCGCGTCGGTCTCCGCCATCCCGTAGACGAGGCTCTCGATGTCGTCGGTCCACTCCACCCGATAGAGGGCGCTTTCGCCGACAGTGTCGAGGGCATGGAGGTGCTCGACGTACTTACTCGACCGGACGGACTGTTCGAACTCCTCGAACCCGCCGCCGTGGACCCAGACGTAGGGCATCACCTTTCCGGAAGCCGGTACTACTCGCTCCATCTCTACGTGTGTGTTCGGGCTCCGAGCGAGTACCTGTCCGAGGATGAACTCGTCCGAATCGATAGTGAACTCCGCGATAACGGTCACACCATCGATACTCGCTACGGGGTAATCAAACCATAGTCGGCCGTTCGCTTCCCGTTCGAACCGCTGTCGAGCGAAGCCCGACATGATTCGGCCTATCGGCCGAACCGCCGCTGCCGTTCCTGATAGTCCCGCAGCGCCCGCAGGTAGTCTCGCTGGCGGAAGTTCCGCCAGTTCACGTCGGTGAAGTACAGTTCGGAGTAGACCGACTGCCAGATCATGAAATCGGAGAGGCGCTCGGCCCCGGTCTTGATGACGAGGTCCGGGACCGTCGGGAAGACGAGGTGTTCTTCGACGGCGGCCTCGTCGATCTCCTCGGGGGAGAGGTCACCGCTATCGACGTCCTCGGCGAGTTTCCGGACGGCGGTGGCGAACTCGGATTGGCCGCCCAGTCCGATGGAGATCTGTATCGGCGCGTCGACGGCCGCCGCGTCGTCAGGGCCGCGGACGGCGACGGGTTCAGGCGTGCGGAGGTCCGCGAGTTCCCGGCGCAGCGTCGGGACGGCTTCCTCGTCCAAGACGCTGACGTAGACGACGACGGTCTCGGCTCCGTACTGGACCGCCCACTCGAAGAACTGCTCTAGGGTGGCGTACGCGCCGTCGGTCAGCAGGTCCCGTTCGGTGATGACGAGCGCGACGGTCTCCGGTAAGGTGGCGTCGCTCCGGCGGAGGCGGGCGGCGAGATAGCGGTCGTAGAGACCCACGAGAGGGAGTATATCGAGCGTTCGCCTAAAAGCCACGGTACGCGGACCAACGACGCCGAATCCCCGAACGGAGCGCCCGACGGCGACCCGGTCAGTTCGGAAAGGGTAAGTGGCTCTCGGGGATACCGGTGGGACGTGCCTTCGACAGTCCGGCGTGCCGGCGCGTTCGCCGCGGTCGGGACCCTCGCGTTCGCCGTCCCGGTCGCCACCGGCCTGGATTCGCCCGCGCTCGCGACTGTCGCCGCGACCGGCCCGTTCGCGCTGGTCGCGTTGCTCGCCATGACCGCCGTTGGCCAAGGGACCGCGCTGTTCGAACTGTTCGCCCGCCCCGGCGATTACGAGGACGGGAAGCTCTACGGGCTGGCGGCGTTCGCGCTGGCCGCGGCCGGGCTGGCCCTGCTCGCGGTGCAGTTCGGGCTCCCGGTGCGGGTGTTCGTCGCGACGGTCGTCCTCGTCTCCTACGGCAACCTCGGGCAGCGACTCGCCCACCGTGTCCACAGCGACGAGGTGGTCGCCGCCGCCGGGTTCGTCGTCGTCGGGTTCGCCGCCGGCGTCGTCGCGCAGCTGGTGGCCGCCCGGATTCAGGGCGTCGCCATCGACTCGGCCGAAGCGCTGTTCCTCGCCGGGACCGGCGCGCTCGTCGCGGCGCTGCTCCGGTCGGTGCTGTTCGAGCGCGACGACCCGCTGGTGATGCTGTCGGTCGGCTTACTGTTGTGGCTCTTCTTCGAACTCGATCCGACCGTCGGCACCCAGCGGGTCTTCATCGCGCTCGGCGTCTCGGCGGTCCTCGGCTACGTCGCCTACGCGCTCGACACCGCCTCGCTCCCGGGGATGCTCACCGGCGTCCTCCTCTCGCTGCTGACAATCGTGCTCGGCGGGTACGGCTGGTTCGCCATGCTCATCACGTTCTTCGGGCTGGGCGGCCTCTCGTCGAAGTTCCGCTACGACGAGAAACTGGAGCGCGGCATCGCACAGGAGGACGAGGGCGCGCGGGGGAGCGGGAACGTCCTCGCCAACTCCATCGTCGCGCTGGTAGCGGTCATCGCGTGGGTCGCCAGTCCGAGCCACATCGCCGTCGAACCGGGGCTGTTCCTCTATGCCTTCGCCGGGGCGGTGGCCGCGGCGATGACCGACACCTTCTCCAGCGAGTTCGGCGGCCTCTACGACAACCCGCGGCTCATCACCACTCTCCGGCGGGTCGAGCCCGGCACCGACGGCGGCGTCACATGGCAGGGAGTCGTCGCCGGGTTGGCCGGCGCGGCCATCATCGCCGGGATCGCCGCCGCGACGCTGGAAACGGTCGGCCCGGTCGGGGCCGTCGTCGTCGTCGGCTGCGGGCTCGTCGGGATGACCGTCGACAGCCTGCTGGGCGCGACCGTCGAGGGAACCGTCGTCGGCAATCAGGGCGTCAACATGCTGGCGACGCTCGCGGCGGCGCTGGCTGGCAGCGGCGTCGCGCTCGCGGTCGGGCTCGTATGATCCGCGAGGCGCGTTCGGAGGACAGCGACCGACTCAGCGCCATTCAGACGGCCGCCCTCGACGAGCCGTGGCCGGGGCTGTTGGACGTCGCCATCACCGGCCCGCCGATCGTGGTCGTCCTCGACGAGAACGGCCCGATCGCGTACGCGCTGGTCGTCCCGGACTCGCCGGTCGCCTACGTCGCGGAGTTCGCCGTCGCGCCGGGAATGCAGGGCCGAGGCTACGGAACTCGGCTGATGCGAGCGCTGCTCGTCCGCCTCCGAAACGATGGGTTCGAGACGGTTCGACTCACCGCCCGCGAGGACGACGAGCGGGCGCGCTCGTTCTACGATACGTTCGACTTCGAGATGGTCGAGCGGATCGACGACCACTACGAGGACGGCGACGGCGTCCTGCTGTCGCGTGACCTCTAGGAGACGGTCCTGACCTGCACGCTCGTCGGTTGCTTGACGTACTCGCCGTCGCCGGTGGCGACGACCGTGCCGACGCCGCGCTGGGCGGCGACATCGAGAATCTTCTGCGAACAGTCGGCGTCGACGACGACGGTTCGGGGCGTCTCGTCGCAGTCGCCCACCATCGAGACCACCTCGTCTGCGTCCCCCTCCGCGAGGACCCGCAGGTCGTCATCGAGTAGCCGGACGGTCCCGCTGTCGGCGCGGATGACGGCGTCGACGTGGTCCGAGAGCGTCGGGCGCTCGCGGTCCGCCTCGTCGGCCGCCGTCGCGTCGGTCGTCGCGTCGCCGTCGCCGCTCGGTCCGGCGGTCGACGCCGTTTCCGTCGAGTCGGCCTCGCTCGCCGCCGTTCCCCCGTCGACGCCGGCGACGGCCGCGGCTTCGCCACCGTCTTCGTCCGTGACCGGCCCTCGGTCGCTGTCGACGGCGGTCGCGTCGTCGCGTGCTTCGTTCTCCTCGATCGCAGCGGCGGGGGAGTCGGCGTCGGCGACGGCGTCGTATGGGACCTTATCGCGGAGCGATTTCATCGCCTCGCTGCGGGAGAGTTCCTCGACGGAGCGGCCGCGCGGGGCGATGGCGACGTAGTCCACATCACCGACCTGTGCCAGCTCCTTGAGGATGAGGTCGCCGCCGCGGTCGCCGTCGAGGAAGGCGGTGACGGTCCGACGGGTCGTCAGGTCCGCGACCGCTTCGGGGACGTCGGTGCCCTCGACGGCGATGGCGTTCTTGACGCCGTACTTCAGCAGTTGGAGCACGTCGGCCCGCCCCTCGACGACGACGATGGCGTCGGAGTCGGCCACCCGCGGGCCGGCGGGCAGCCCCTCGTACTCCGTGATGTCGTCGACGCGGGCGCGCTGGCGCACCGTCTCGACGATGTCCTCAGTCTGGATGGAGTCCGCCTCGAAGGAGGCCAGTAGCTCCGTCGCCCGGTCGACCACTTCGCGCCGCTTGGCGCTCCGGACGTCCTCGATGTCCGAGACCTCTATCTGCGCCCTGCAGGGACCGACCTGTTCGATGGTTTCGAGCGCCGCGGCGAGGATGGCGGTCTCGACCCGGTCGAGCCCGCTGGCGACCGTTATCTGGCCGAACGACTGCCCGCCCTCGGACCGGATCTCGACGTCGATCCGTCCGACCTTCTTCGACTCCTGTAGGTCCCGCAAGTCCATCTCCTCGCCCAGTAACCCCTCGGTCTGCCCGAACACCGCGCCGACGACGTCGCTCCGCTCGACGACCCCGGCGGCGGTGATGTCCGCGTGAATGAGATATTTCGCTGTATCGTGCATAGCTCCGTTCCTGTCCGTCGCTCGCCCACGCGACGGACTGCTGTCACTACGCCGGGGTACGCGACGCCGCTCTAAATAAGCTTGGCGTCGCCGCCGCGTCCGTGACTGTCTACCACCCGACAGCGCCCGCGTCGCCGTCGCTTCACGCCTCGGCCAGTAACCGGTCCATCGCCTCGATGCCCCGTTCCATCGCGGCGAGCGGGTCGTCCGGATCGTCGTACTCGAAGACGAGCCAGTCCGTCCCGGCCTCGCGGGCGGCGGCCACGACGGCCGGGAGGTCCACGACGCCCTCGCCGAGGTCGGTGGGGTCGCCGTCGACGGTGACGTCTTTCAGGTGGACGACCGGGGCGCGTCCGTCGAGTTTCCGGAGGAGAGAGACCGGGTCTCGTCCGGCGGCCTGCGCCCACCCGGCGTCGAGTTCGAAACCCACCGTCGTCCGCTCGATGAGCCGGTCGAACGCCGTCTCGTCGCCGACCGGGACGAACTCGTGGACGTGGTTGTGATAGAGGAGCGGGCGGTCGAGGTCGCGGGCGATGCGGTCGAGCGTCGCCGCCGTCTCGTCGACGGCCGCCGCGTCGGCGAAGTGGTCGTCGTCGAGGTAGGGAACGACGGCGTAAGGGGCGTCCAGCGTCTCCAGATCGCCGTTGATAGCCGCCGGGTCCGCCCGGAGTTCGTCGGCGTCGACGTGGACGCCGACGGGCAACAGGCCGGCGGCGTCGAGCAACTGCGTTCGCTCGGACGAGTCGCCGAGCCCGGCGAACTCGACGCCCTCGTACCCGGCGGTCGCGAGACGGTGGAAGAGAGCGGAGAGAGGTGCGTCGACGTTCCGAAGCGTCCACAGTTGGATTGCCGTGCGCATGCCGGGTCCTGTGGCCGCGATTGATAAATAACCGTGCACAAGAAGCACCCATGACGTTCACCGAAGCCGAGATCGATCCGACGCGGTTCCTCGAAGACGTCGAGATGCGCGTCGGCGAGGTCGTCGACGTCGAACCGTTCCCCGAAGCGCGAAAGGACGTGTACAAACTCGACGTGGACTTCGGCGAGGAGACGTTGCAGTCTGCGGCCAGGCTCACCGACGTCTACGACCCCGAGGACTTACTGGGGGCGCAGGTCGTCGCCGTCGTGAACCTGGGGACGGTCACCGTCGCCGGGTTCGAGAGCGAGTGTCTGGTCACGGGCGTCGACGGCGAGGACGGCGTCGTCCACCTGACGACCGAACGCGACGTCGAGCCCGGAACGCGCGTCTACTGAAAAGGAATTTTCTTCACATCCGCCGTGTGAAGGTTCGAAACCTATTAGTATCGCCAGCGGATACGAAACCCAATCATGACGTCCGCTCGAACCGCCGGCTGGGCCGCCGTCGCGCTCGTGCTGATGGCGCTTGCCGTCCCGTGGTTCCTCTGGCGAAACGCGAGCGTCGCGTTCGGCCTGCCGGTGTGGCTCTGGTGGCACGTCGGCTGGATGGTGCTGGCGAGTATCGTCTTCGCCGTCTTCGCCCGAACCGACTGGGGTCTCGGCGTCGAGGAGGTGCGCTGAGATGGCCGACACTGCGCTCCAGTTGGGCATCGTCGGCGCGTACATGGTCGTCGCGCTGGCCGTCGGCGTCGTCGCCTACCGCCTGACCGAGCGGAACGCCGAGGACTACTACCTCGCCAGTCGCACGCTGGGCACCGTCGTCCTGCTCTTCACGACCTTCGCGACCCTGCTTTCGGCCTTCACGTTCTTCGGCGGACCGAACCTCGCCTTCAGCGCCGGCCCTGAGTGGATTCTGGTGATGGGACTGATGGACGGCATCGTCTTCGCCGTCCTCTGGTACGTGTTGGGCTACAAGCAGTGGCTCGTCGGCAAGCGCCACGGCTACGTCACGCTCGGGGAGATGCTGGGCGACCGCTTCGGCTCGACGCGACTTCGCGTCCTCGTCGCCGGCGTGAGCCTCGTCTGGCTGTTCCCGTACGTGATGCTCCAGCAGAAGGGAGCCGGACAGGCCATCGTCGGCCTGACGGACGGGCAGATCCCCTTCTGGGTCGGCGCGGGCGGCATCACGCTGTTCATGATCCTGTACGTCGCCGTCTCGGGGATGCGCGGCGTCGCCTGGACCGACACGATTCAGGGCCTGTTCATGCTGTCACTCGTGTGGGCCGCCGTCGCGTGGATTCTCACGTCCGTCGGCGGCGCTGGCGCGGCAACCGCCGCAGTCGCCGAGAGCGACCCGGAGTTCCTCGCGCTCGGCGGCGGCCTCTACACGCGGCAGTATATCGTCTCGACGGCCGTGAGCATCGCCTTCGGCGTGACGATGTTCCCGCAGATAAACCAGCGCTTCTTCGCCGCCGGGTCGAAGACGGTGTTCAAGCGGACGTTCGCCCTGTGGCCGATTCTCGTCCTCCTCCTGTTCGTCCCGGCGTTCATGCTGGGGTCGTGGGCCGCCGGGCTCGGCGTGACGGTGCCGGAGGGCGGCAACGTCGTCCCCGCGCTGCTGGGCGAATATACGCCGGCGTGGTTCGCCGCGCTGGTCATCGCCGGCGCGATGGCGGCGATGATGTCCTCCAGCGACTCGATGCTGCTGTCGGGGTCGTCGTATCTCACCCGCGACGTCTACCGGCCGCTGAAGCGCGCGTTCGGAAGCGGCGAGACGGACGACGCCCGGGAGACGCTCGTCGCCCGCGCGGGCGTCGTCGCCTTCGCCGCGCTCTCCTTCGTCGCCAGCCTTTACTCGCCGGGCACGCTCGTCCAGATCGGCGACACCGCGTTCAGCGGGTTCGCCCAGCTCACCCTGCCCGTCGCGCTCGCGCTCTACTGGCGCGGGACCACCCGCGACGGGATGTACGCCGGCGTCGTGGGGAGCCAGCTGTTCTACGTCCTGCACGTCTTTCCCGTCGTCGAGACGCTCGCCGGCCTCGCGGGGCTCGCCGTCTCGCTCCCGACCGCCTATCTCGGCTGGACGCCGGGTATCATCGGCATTCTGCTGGGAGCCGTCTTGACCGTCGCCGTCTCGCTCGCGACCAGCGCCGCCCCCGGGGAGAACCGCGCGGCCTATCAGGTCGACGGCGTCGAGGCCGACTGAGACGGCGGCTCGGTTCACCGTCGAGAGAGCGACCGACTGTGCGTCCGATCGCCACAACCGGAGGCCCGTTATGACGCGGAGCGGCGAACGGCCCCCGTATGAGCTTAGAACAGTCAGCGGCACCCGACTTCTCGCTCGAAAGCACCGCCGGTGGGACGGTCTCGCTCTCCGAACACCTCGAAGACGGCCCCGCCGTGATCCTCGTCAACCGCGGCCACTGGTGCAGTTTCTGCGCGGAGCACCTCCAGACGTTCAGCGAAGTGTCCTACGACCTCTGGTTCCACGACAACGTGGACGTCCTCCCGGTCGTGACCTCACCGCTCCCGAAGGTGACCGAGATGCGGGACCGTTACGACCTCGACATCCAGCTGCTCGCCGACCCCGACGGCGAGGTGGCCGAGCAGTACAGCGGGACCGAGGAGACGAGCCACGGCCTGACCGGCATCGCCGGGACGTACGTCGTCGACGAGGAGGGGACCGTCCAGTACGAACAGGTCGCGGACAACGCCGCCGACCGCACCTACGGGAACTTCGTTCGGTACTTCATCCGCAACGGGTACGAGGACCCGTACGGCGAGTGAGCGGGGCCGTCTCTCGGCCGGTTTTCGGCGGCCGGCCGCCCCGCCCGTTTCCGGCAGGCCGTCCGGATAGGTGAACCTACAAGGACGTGCAGTCCGACGGTTCGGTATGGACCTCAACGAGAACGTTGGTGGCCGCGACCGACTCGCACGCGCAGCGCTGGCCGTCGTACTGACCGTCGCGGCGGTTCGCTCGCTCCGGAACGGAAAGCGCCTGCGCGGACTGCTCGCCGGGATCGGCGCGCTCGTGTTCGGCTTCAACGCGACCAGCGGCTACTGCGGCGTGAACGACGTGCTGGGCCGAGACACCGCCGGCGGCGAGAGCGAGGACGAGGAAACGGTCGTCTCCATCAGCGAGAGCGACGAAGGCGACGCGAGCAGCGACGAAGAGTCGATCGCCGGCTCGAAGAAGGAGCGGGGCTGGACGCTGACCTGTGCCGCCTGCGGTAACGACATCGTCACCGGCGAGGCGCGCGGCCCGAACGAGAGCGGCGACATCGTCCACGAGACCTGTAACTGACGACGACTCGCGTACCGAGTCTGTTCGCTTTTATAGCCGCCGGGAGGTGTAGTACGTATGCAGACCCACATCGTCCCGGTCGGCTTCGACTACGACCGGCTCATCGCGCCGCTGGTGCGCGAGCAGCTCGACGTGGACCGCGTCATCCTCCTGGAGGGGGCGGTCGGCTCCGAGGCCAACGTCGAGTACTCGCGTCACCTCGCCGAGAAGTTGGAGAAGGACTACCGGAACCTGCTCGGGGCCGAAACCGAGAGCTTCGTCGTCGACGACGTCTACGCCTACGACGAGGCGTTCGAGCAGGCGTTCGAGCTCATCAACGACGAGCTCGACGCCGGCAACGAGGTGTGGGTCAACGTCTCCGCGATGCCCCGCACGGTCTCCTTCGCGTTCGCCACTGCCGCCCACTCGATCATGGTCGAGCGCGAGGGCGAGCGCGACCGCATCCACACCTACTACACGGTCCCCGAGAAGTACCTGGAGACGGAACTGGCCGAGGAACTGCGAAAACAGGTCGCCCTCTTAGAGAGCCTCAAGGACGGCGAGGACGTGGCCGCCGACGTCGACGAGCGACTGGAGACCGCCCTCGACCTCCTAGACGAGTTCGACGAGCGCGGGACGACCATCGGCGCGAAGGAGATCGACGGCTCGCACATCGTCGAACTCCCCGTCGCCTCCTTCTCGAACGTCAAGCCCTTCGAGGAGGTCATCCTCTTTCTCCTCGGCGAACACGGCGAGTTCGAGTCGGTCTCGGAACTCGCACAGGAACTGGCCCGCGAACTCGGCGAGGAGTACACCGACTCGTTCCGCTCGAAGGTCATCTACAACGTCGACCGCCTCGGCCCCGGCGGGAAAGGCTACATCGAACAGGAGGAACACGGCAAGTCGTATCGAACGCGCCTCTCGCGCATCGGCGAGCTGTGGGTCCGCTCGCACTCGGCGGACGAACGCGAACACGACCTGCTTTGAAACGCCATTGATAATTTGTATGACACTATGGGTCGGCAGAGCCAGAAAGCCCCACCTCGTAGATGATCAATCAGTCGACACAGGTGGGACTGAAAGGGGCCGAGCGCTCGATTAGCCCGGACGACGCAAGCACGCGAGCGAAGCGAGCGCGCACAGCGAGTCCCGGCAATCGAGCGCTCGGGGGCTTTCTGGCTGTTCGCGGTCCTCTCTTTTTCTCCGATAACAGGCGGCTCGACTATCGCTAGCGGGGCTTTCTGGCTGTTCGAGCCGGTCACCGTCGTAGTTCTCTCATCGACGAATCCAGCACCAGAAAACCGAAGTCGTTAATCCCCCGCTTCGCCCACGTACACGTAATGGCGCGTCGAGCAGCCTCCCGCTCCGTTCTCGTACCCGTAGTAGGGGTCTCCACGCCCCACTAACTCCACCTCTCGACGCCCGCACCGTTTTCGACCGACTGCGAGTTCACAGATTCGACATGAGTGACACACAGGACCCACCGACCGAGGAATCGACAGCAGACCAGCGAGAGAGTCTCGACGGGGAGTACGACCCCGGCGAGATCGAGCCCAAGTGGCAGGACCACTGGGTGA
The DNA window shown above is from Haloarcula limicola and carries:
- a CDS encoding DUF7577 domain-containing protein, with the translated sequence MTISTAELAVRLLVFLFVLVGVPLSFVVMFRIMDYAANDTLVAQFSGRRNGRDTGQLNAYFERAGVEATTCTFCGSANGPDYAYCHNCQERLPN
- a CDS encoding DUF5778 family protein, whose product is MSDADALDDDLYRRTKQLLEPGEIQLNGAVVHTEYDGDDEIEMMQATIDVGDAIAEGYGMDPEDTFVYSGSDDPEFASNQHQGLTLDGEEFVWECQQLLREGSFDLVFYYEASADHEAILDDIEERGFDVTGVRGD
- a CDS encoding cold-shock protein; protein product: MATGTVDFFNDTGGYGFIETDDADEDVFFHMEDVGGPDLEEGQEVEFDIEQADKGPRATNLKRL
- the uppS gene encoding polyprenyl diphosphate synthase, coding for MRERVRRLGYAAYERLLHREFSGAPSHVAVIQDGNRRYARKRGVETRQGHSAGAETTEELLNWCDELGIREVTLYTFSTENFDRPEDQREYIFDLVEEKLRTFADADRVHDAEVCIRAIGETELLPERVRDAIDYAETRTGQYDRLNLNVALAYGGRAELLGAARSVARSVESGELAPEDVSVEAIEDCLYEGPTRDVDLIIRTGGDERTSNFLPWHANGNEAATFFCAPYWPEFRKIDFLRAIRTYQNREESWRTTRARRALTLVRALEDAEVPQAKRVLGRFRDALPSGERETVEEYDTAD
- a CDS encoding HalOD1 output domain-containing protein; translated protein: MSKKQDKITERVSLSGSDRTVVVGIVESVAAVTGRDPLDLPPIVEVIDCDALETLFFEPDPSLFVSFEYAGASVELRRGGDLVVSLIDA
- a CDS encoding DUF7344 domain-containing protein, whose amino-acid sequence is MSEIESIDWDGVFRSLANSKRREILNFVTREQGATTDIDIARHLANDARDETVERTRIYLHHLHLPKLDESGLVVWNRDRGTVEETALTYQLPHGALVSAPGTASRRAENQQAND
- a CDS encoding helix-turn-helix domain-containing protein, which encodes MTVIAEFTIDSDEFILGQVLARSPNTHVEMERVVPASGKVMPYVWVHGGGFEEFEQSVRSSKYVEHLHALDTVGESALYRVEWTDDIESLVYGMAETDATILEARGNEKWFFRIRFDSHQGLTDFHNFCMEHNIVFRLERVYTLAEEHGDGHKFDLTDAQRRALLLAVRGGYFEVPRGTTLGELGGEIGISEQSVSENIRRGTNKILTSVLFDS
- a CDS encoding undecaprenyl diphosphate synthase family protein, with translation MGLYDRYLAARLRRSDATLPETVALVITERDLLTDGAYATLEQFFEWAVQYGAETVVVYVSVLDEEAVPTLRRELADLRTPEPVAVRGPDDAAAVDAPIQISIGLGGQSEFATAVRKLAEDVDSGDLSPEEIDEAAVEEHLVFPTVPDLVIKTGAERLSDFMIWQSVYSELYFTDVNWRNFRQRDYLRALRDYQERQRRFGR
- a CDS encoding DUF92 domain-containing protein, encoding MPSTVRRAGAFAAVGTLAFAVPVATGLDSPALATVAATGPFALVALLAMTAVGQGTALFELFARPGDYEDGKLYGLAAFALAAAGLALLAVQFGLPVRVFVATVVLVSYGNLGQRLAHRVHSDEVVAAAGFVVVGFAAGVVAQLVAARIQGVAIDSAEALFLAGTGALVAALLRSVLFERDDPLVMLSVGLLLWLFFELDPTVGTQRVFIALGVSAVLGYVAYALDTASLPGMLTGVLLSLLTIVLGGYGWFAMLITFFGLGGLSSKFRYDEKLERGIAQEDEGARGSGNVLANSIVALVAVIAWVASPSHIAVEPGLFLYAFAGAVAAAMTDTFSSEFGGLYDNPRLITTLRRVEPGTDGGVTWQGVVAGLAGAAIIAGIAAATLETVGPVGAVVVVGCGLVGMTVDSLLGATVEGTVVGNQGVNMLATLAAALAGSGVALAVGLV